A window from Citrus sinensis cultivar Valencia sweet orange chromosome 3, DVS_A1.0, whole genome shotgun sequence encodes these proteins:
- the LOC102626806 gene encoding uncharacterized protein LOC102626806 isoform X2, which translates to MSYLLTTLTKKKEIDTIIRDTIDKVLVLRFGRATDALCLQLDDILAKSSRDVSKFADVALVDIDSEDVQVYVKYFDITLIPSTVFFFNAHHMKMDSGTADHTKWVGAFHRKQDFIDVVEAY; encoded by the exons ATGAGTTACCTGCTAACAACCCTAacgaagaagaaagaaatagaTACAATTATTAGAGACACGATCGATAAGGTTCTCGTCCTCCGCTTCGGTCGCGCCACGGACGCCCTCTGTCTCCAGCTTGACGACATC CTTGCAAAATCATCACGTGATGTTTCAAAGTTTGCCGATGTGGCACTCGTGGACATTGACTCCGAGGATGTTCAGGTTTACGTCAAGTACTTCGATATTACTTTGATTCCATCAActgttttcttcttcaatgcTCATCATATGAAGATGGATTCTGG GACTGCTGATCACACTAAATGGGTGGGTGCATTCCATAGAAAACAAGACTTCATCGATGTTGTAGAG GCTTACTGA
- the LOC102627276 gene encoding 3-ketoacyl CoA thiolase 1, peroxisomal, producing MEKALHRQRILLQHLQPSSSQTSDSPAISASICSAGEAAGYHRKPAFDDDVVIVAAYRTAICKAKRGGFKDTLADDLLAPVLKAVIEKTRLNPSEVGDIVVGTVLAPGSTRAMECRMAAFYAGFPETVPLRTVNRQCSSGLQAVADVATAIKAGLYDIGIAAGLESMTVNSISVVGQVNPKVEIFTQARDCLLPMGITSENVAQRFGVTRQEQDLAAVESHRRAAAATASGKFKDEIIPVNTKIVDPKTGVEKRVTISVDDGIRPNTTIADLAKLKPAFKKDGTTTAGNASQVSDGAGAVLLMKRSLAVQKGLPILGVFRSFSAVGVDPSVMGIGPAVAIPAAVKSAGLQIDDINLFEINEAFASQYVYCIKKLGLDPEKVNVNGGAVALGHPLGATGARCVATLLSEMKRRGKDCRFGVISMCIGSGMGAAAVFERGDCVDELCNARMVPTHTHLSKDAK from the exons ATGGAGAAAGCTCTTCACAGACAGAGAATTCTGCTTCAACATCTTCAACCTTCTTCTTCCCAAACCAGTGACTCGCCGGCTATTTCT GCTTCGATTTGTTCGGCTGGTGAGGCTGCAGGGTACCATAGGAAGCCTGCTTTTGATGATGATGTCGTCATTGTGGC TGCATACCGTACTGCAATTTGCAAGGCGAAACGTGGAGGCTTCAAGGATACTCTTGCCGATGATCTGCTTGCACCTGTTCTAAAG GCAGTGATAGAGAAAACGAGGTTGAATCCCAGTGAAGTAGGGGATATAGTTGTTGGTACAGTCTTGGCACCTGGCTCAACAAGAGCCATGGAGTGTAGGATGGCAGCGTTCTATGCTGGTTTCCCTG AAACGGTGCCCCTCAGAACTGTCAACAGGCAGTGTTCATCTGGCTTGCAGGCGGTTGCTGATGTTGCAACAGCTATAAAAGCTGGATTGTATGACATTG GTATTGCTGCTGGATTGGAAAGCATGACTGTGAATTCTATTAGCGTTGTTGGCCAAGTTAACCCCAAA GTGGAGATCTTTACTCAAGCTCGGGACTGTCTGCTTCCTATGGGTATCACTTCTGAAAATGTTGCACAGAGATTTGGTGTGACACGACAAGAGCAAGACCTGGCTGCC GTTGAATCTCATAGGCGTGCTGCTGCTGCAACTGCATCTGGCAAGTTTAAAGATGAAATTATTCCAGTGAATACCAAG ATTGTGGACCCAAAAACTGGAGTGGAGAAGCGTGTCACAATTTCTGTGGATGATGGAATTCGACCAAACACAACAATTGCAGATCTGGCTAAGCTGAAGCCTGCATTTAAAAAGGATGGGACGACAACTGCTg GGAATGCTAGCCAGGTCAGTGATGGAGCTGGAGCAGTTCTTCTTATGAAGAGAAGTTTGGCTGTGCAGAAGGGTCTTCCAATTCTTGGTGTGTTCAG GAGTTTTTCTGCTGTTGGTGTAGATCCTTCTGTCATGGGCATAGGCCCAGCTGTTGCAATACCTGCTGCAGTGAAGTCTGCAGGTCTTCAGATTGatgatattaatttgtttgagataaatgag GCATTTGCATCCCAGTATGTTTATTGTATTAAGAAACTGGGGCTTGATCCTGAAAAAGTCAATGTTAATGGAGGTGCAGTGGCTCTTGGGCATCCTCTGGGTGCGACAG GTGCACGCTGTGTTGCAACTCTATTGAGTGAGATGAAGCGTCGTGGCAAAGATTGTCGATTTGGAGTGATCTCCATGTGCATAG GCTCAGGCATGGGGGCTGCAGCAGTTTTCGAGAGAGGAGATTGTGTTGACGAACTATGCAATGCTCGAATGGTTCCAACTCACACCCACTTGTCAAAGGATGCCAAGTAG
- the LOC102626806 gene encoding uncharacterized protein LOC102626806 isoform X1 yields MSYLLTTLTKKKEIDTIIRDTIDKVLVLRFGRATDALCLQLDDILAKSSRDVSKFADVALVDIDSEDVQVYVKYFDITLIPSTVFFFNAHHMKMDSGTADHTKWVGAFHRKQDFIDVVEAIYRGAMKGKLIVNCPLPPERIPKYQLLYKDV; encoded by the exons ATGAGTTACCTGCTAACAACCCTAacgaagaagaaagaaatagaTACAATTATTAGAGACACGATCGATAAGGTTCTCGTCCTCCGCTTCGGTCGCGCCACGGACGCCCTCTGTCTCCAGCTTGACGACATC CTTGCAAAATCATCACGTGATGTTTCAAAGTTTGCCGATGTGGCACTCGTGGACATTGACTCCGAGGATGTTCAGGTTTACGTCAAGTACTTCGATATTACTTTGATTCCATCAActgttttcttcttcaatgcTCATCATATGAAGATGGATTCTGG GACTGCTGATCACACTAAATGGGTGGGTGCATTCCATAGAAAACAAGACTTCATCGATGTTGTAGAG GCAATATATAGGGGAGCCATGAAAGGCAAGCTTATCGTGAATTGCCCCCTGCCTCCAGAGCGAATACCAAAATATCAGCTGTTGTACAAGGATGTGTAG